One region of Populus trichocarpa isolate Nisqually-1 chromosome 4, P.trichocarpa_v4.1, whole genome shotgun sequence genomic DNA includes:
- the LOC7493575 gene encoding receptor protein kinase TMK1 translates to MKRKSSQSLKLFLIFLVGFSSIFRYASSQASPDAEVMLSLKKSLNVPDSLGWSDPDPCKWNHVGCSDEKRVTRIQIGRQNLQGTLPSNLQNLTQLERLELQYNNISGHLPSLNGLSSLQVILLSDNKFTSVPSDFFAGLSSLQSVEIDNNPFSNWVIPESIQNASGLQNFSANSANISGSIPSFFGPDAFPALTILRLAFNDLEGELPASFSGLQVQSLWLNGQKLSGSIYVIQNMTLLREVWLQSNGFSGPLPDFSGLKDLESLNLRDNSFTGPVPESLVNLESLKVVNLSNNLLQGPMPVFKSSVSVDVVKDSNRFCLSTPGPCDSRVNTLLSIVKSMYYPHRLADGWKGNDPCADWFGITCNKGNITVVNFEKMGLTGSISPDFASLKSLERLVLANNNLTGLIPQEITTLPRLKALDVSNNQIYGKVPAFTNNVIVNTNGNPRIGKDVNSSTSPGSPSASPSANTGSGSGGNSGKSGKKSSAFIGVIVFSVVGGVFLLFLIGLVVFCLYKKKQKRFSRVQSPNEMVIHPRHSVSDNESVKITVAGSSVSVGAISETHTIPTSEQGDIQMGEAGNMVISIQVLRNVTNNFSEENILGQGGFGVVYKGELHDGTKIAVKRMGSGVISSKGLNEFKSEIAVLTKVRHRHLVALLGYCLDGNEKLLVYEYMPQGTLSRHLFNWAEEGLKPMEWTRRLTIALDVARGVEYLHGLAHQSFIHRDLKPSNILLGDDMRAKVSDFGLVRLAPEGKGSIETRIAGTFGYLAPEYAVTGRVTTKVDVFSFGVILMELITGRKALDDSQPEESMHLVTWFRRMHLNKDTFRKAIDPTIDLNEETLASISTVAELAGHCCAREPYQRPDMGHAVNVLSSLVELWKPTDHSSEDIYGIDLEMSLPQALKKWQAYEGRSNMESSSSSLLPSLDNTQTSIPARPYGFAESFTSADGR, encoded by the exons ATGAAGAGAAAAAGCAGTCAAAGTTTGAAGCTTTTTCTGATTTTCCTTGTTGGGTTTTCTTCAATCTTTCGTTATGCAAGCTCTCAAGCAAGCCCGGATGCTGAAGTTATGCTATCTCTCAAAAAAAGTCTCAATGTACCAGATTCACTTGGATGGTCGGACCCGGATCCATGCAAATGGAACCATGTAGGTTGTTCGGATGAAAAACGGGTCACCCGGATCCAAATTGGACGCCAAAATCTTCAAGGTACACTCCCTTCAAATCTTCAAAACCTTACTCAACTTGAACGTTTAGAGCTTCAGTATAACAACATTTCGGGTCATTTGCCAAGTTTAAACGGGTTAAGTTCATTACAAGTGATCCTCTTAAGTGACAATAAGTTCACTTCAGTCCCTAGTGACTTCTTCGCCGGTTTGTCTTCACTTCAATCAGTGGAGATTGATAACAACCCGTTTTCCAATTGGGTCATTCCAGAAAGTATACAAAATGCTTCTGGTTTGCAAAATTTTTCTGCAAATTCAGCTAATATATCCGGGTCAATACCGAGTTTTTTTGGCCCAGATGCTTTTCCGGCTCTAACCATTTTGAGGTTAGCTTTTAATGATCTTGAAGGTGAATTGCCTGCAAGTTTTTCAGGGTTGCAAGTTCAGTCTTTGTGGCTTAATGGACAGAAACTTAGTGGTAGCATTTATGTTATTCAGAACATGACTTTGTTAAGAGAAGTTTGGTTGCAGTCTAATGGATTTTCGGGTCCTTTACCTGACTTCTCGGGTTTGAAAGACTTAGAGAGCTTGAATTTAAGAGATAATTCATTTACTGGTCCCGTTCCTGAGTCTTTGGTTAATCTTGAGTCTTTAAAGGTTGTGAATTTGTCAAATAATTTGCTTCAAGGACCAATGCCTGTGTTTAAGAGCTCCGTTTCTGTGGATGTTGTTAAGGATTCTAACAGATTCTGTTTGTCAACTCCTGGTCCATGTGATTCGCGAGTTAATACCTTGCTTTCGATAGTGAAATCAATGTATTACCCACACAGGTTGGCAGATGGTTGGAAGGGGAATGATCCATGTGCAGATTGGTTTGGAATAACATGTAATAAGGGGAACATCACTGTTGTTAACTTTGAGAAGATGGGGCTAACAGGCTCGATTTCTCCAGATTTTGCATCACTTAAGTCATTGGAAAGGTTGGTTCTTGCAAATAATAATCTGACAGGTTTGATTCCGCAAGAGATTACTACCTTACCTAGACTTAAGGCACTTGATGTGTCAAACAATCAGATTTATGGGAAAGTTCCGGCCTTTACGAACAATGTGATCGTTAATACTAATGGTAATCCACGTATAGGGAAGGATGTGAATAGTTCTACATCTCCAGGATCCCCATCTGCAAGTCCATCGGCAAATACTGGTTCTGGAAGTGGTGGCAATTCAGGAAAAAGTGGCAAGAAATCTTCCGCTTTCATCGGAGTCATTGTGTTTTCTGTGGTTGGGGGTGTTTTCTTATTGTTCTTGATCGGCTTGGTGGTTTTCTGTCTGtacaagaagaaacaaaagcggTTTAGCAGAGTACAGAGTCCGAATGAAATGGTGATTCATCCTCGCCACTCGGTGTCTGATAATGAGAGTGTGAAGATTACTGTTGCTGGATCAAGTGTTAGTGTTGGTGCTATTAGTGAAACACATACAATTCCTACAAGTGAACAGGGTGACATTCAAATGGGTGAAGCTGGGAACATGGTCATTTCTATTCAAGTTTTAAGGAATGTTACTAACAATTTCAGTGAAGAAAACATATTGGGACAAGGAGGTTTTGGAGTGGTCTACAAAGGTGAGTTGCATGATGGTACAAAGATTGCTGTGAAGAGGATGGGGTCTGGGGTCATAAGTAGTAAGGGGCTAAATGAATTCAAGTCTGAGATTGCTGTTTTGACTAAGGTTAGGCACCGGCATCTTGTTGCTCTTCTTGGGTACTGCTTGGATGGTAATGAGAAGCTTCTTGTGTATGAGTATATGCCACAAGGGACACTCAGTAGACATCTCTTCAACTGGGCAGAAGAAGGATTGAAACCAATGGAGTGGACAAGAAGGTTGACAATAGCCTTGGATGTAGCTAGAGGTGTCGAGTATCTTCATGGTTTGGCTCATCAAAGCTTTATACACAGGGACTTAAAGCCTTCAAACATTCTTCTCGGGGATGATATGAGGGCTAAGGTTTCAGATTTTGGCCTTGTGCGCCTTGCACCAGAGGGTAAAGGCTCTATTGAAACTAGAATTGCTGGAACTTTTGGATATTTGGCACCAGAATATGCAG TTACTGGTCGAGTGACAACTAAAGTTGATGTTTTCAGTTTTGGAGTGATATTGATGGAACTTATAACTGGTAGAAAAGCTCTGGATGATAGCCAGCCTGAAGAGAGCATGCATCTTGTAACGTGGTTCCGCAGAATGCACCTGAACAAGGACACATTCCGGAAGGCCATCGATCCCACAATTGACCTCAATGAGGAAACACTTGCCAGCATCAGCACCGTAGCAGAGTTGGCAGGTCACTGCTGTGCTAGGGAACCATATCAAAGGCCAGACATGGGTCATGCTGTGAATGTTCTCTCTTCTCTGGTGGAGCTCTGGAAACCAACCGACCACAGTTCTGAAGACATATATGGTATTGACCTTGAAATGTCCTTGCCGCAGGCACTTAAGAAGTGGCAAGCTTATGAAGGTAGAAGCAACAtggaatcttcttcttcttcactccTTCCCAGCTTAGACAATACTCAGACCAGCATACCTGCGCGCCCATATGGGTTTGCTGAGTCATTTACATCAGCTGATGGAAGATGA